A region from the Verrucomicrobiota bacterium genome encodes:
- a CDS encoding SDR family oxidoreductase, protein MPKVAIVTGAGSGIGQTVSHRLASEGWSVAAADLNAEAAALTAKQISNAGGSVHAVAVDIASAESCATMVSASVARFGRVDALVNCAGISKPGDSLTYSKADWEQMIAVQLNGTFFTAQAVGRQLVQQGGGGALVFISSTNAEAAFPRRAAYCAAKAGVAMLTKVLAVEWAAHGIRVNAVGPAYVETEMTLRNIAAGNVSREAIERRIPLGRLARPGDVADAISFLLSDRASFITGHSLYVDGGWLAYGYL, encoded by the coding sequence ATGCCAAAAGTGGCCATCGTAACCGGCGCCGGCAGCGGCATCGGCCAAACCGTTTCTCACCGCCTCGCCAGCGAAGGCTGGTCCGTCGCCGCCGCGGACCTAAACGCCGAAGCCGCCGCTCTAACCGCCAAACAGATTTCCAACGCTGGAGGCTCAGTACACGCGGTTGCCGTGGACATCGCGAGCGCGGAAAGTTGCGCCACGATGGTCTCGGCCTCGGTCGCGCGGTTTGGCCGCGTGGACGCGCTGGTCAATTGCGCGGGCATCAGCAAACCCGGAGATTCCCTGACTTACTCAAAAGCAGACTGGGAACAAATGATTGCGGTGCAATTGAACGGCACATTCTTCACCGCCCAGGCAGTCGGCCGCCAGTTGGTCCAGCAAGGCGGAGGCGGCGCTCTGGTTTTCATTTCTTCCACGAATGCCGAGGCGGCGTTTCCAAGGCGAGCTGCTTACTGCGCGGCCAAAGCTGGCGTGGCCATGCTGACCAAAGTGCTGGCCGTGGAGTGGGCCGCCCACGGCATCCGGGTTAACGCCGTGGGCCCCGCCTACGTCGAGACCGAAATGACCCTGCGCAACATCGCCGCCGGCAACGTCTCGCGCGAAGCCATCGAACGCCGCATTCCGCTTGGACGTTTGGCGCGGCCCGGGGACGTCGCCGATGCCATTTCATTTCTGTTGTCCGACCGCGCCAGCTTCATCACCGGCCATTCTCTTTATGTGGACGGCGGATGGCTGGCGTATGGCTATCTGTAG